A DNA window from Mastacembelus armatus chromosome 11, fMasArm1.2, whole genome shotgun sequence contains the following coding sequences:
- the LOC113126631 gene encoding uncharacterized protein LOC113126631, with the protein MMMMRMSLTLLLATLGLLVQGCCAAQRVLPPGPVDAVLGKDVTFQTLVNKPVYAFIIWNFNNGNEQINVAAASSTGVKVNGPYVDRVSMNRTTGYLTLKAVKTEDSGIYGISIISPDGTTQTAEIQLRVLSSSGQITLTQSPGSQSVVPGQTVSIRCKASSGVGSSLHWYRQKPGDAPKLLIYKATNRQSGVSDRFSGSGSGTDFTLTISRVQAEDAGVYYCQQGYSSFTQ; encoded by the exons atgatgatgatgaggatgtctctgactctactgctggccaccctggggctcctggttcagg GATGCTGTGCGGCCCAGAGGGTCCTGCCGCCGGGCCCGGTGGACGCGGTTCTAGGGAAAGATGTGACTTTCCAAACGCTGGTGAACAAACCAGTTTACGCCTTCATAATCTGGAATTTCAATAACGGAAACGAGCAGATTAACGTTGCTGCTGCGAGTAGCACAGGTGTGAAGGTGAACGGCCCTTACGTGGACAGGGTGTCCATGAACCGGACCACCGGGTACCTGACTCTGAAGGCCGTGAAGACGGAGGACAGCGGCATTTACGGAATCAGCATAATCTCACCTGACGGGACCACCCAGACTGCAGAGATACAGCTCCGAGTCCTGA gttcatcaggacaaatcaccctgactcagtctcctggatctcagtctgttgttccaggacagactgtcagCATCAGATGTAAAGCTAGTTCAGGTGTTGGCAGCTCACTCCACTGGTACCGTCAGAAACCTGGAGACgctcctaaactcctgatttatAAAGCTACAAACCGtcagtctggagtttctgatcgtttcagtggaagtggatctgggactgacttcactctgaccatcagtagagttcaggctgaagatgcaggagtttattactgtcagcaggGTTACAGCtcgttcacacagtga
- the LOC113126153 gene encoding zinc finger protein 32-like produces the protein MSADQIRPGAAAGPGPDPPGRPLSEMETLRMFVNERLTAAVDDILRLVGKTMARYREQIDRQQRQLDSLGPGEAKWTRAADSLQTTSCIKNCPGDQTLCVQLDQAGGVDEMVVGDSAARVKIEGGGEDCGASGCDPAGGVECSKTEDTGEYWEEAAGLWKPEETGQTEGQSSGKEVRISTDLSQEHALVPQLPPVFSCKVCGESFQRRKYLLTHTLTHVRDCGVCGKHLECGEILKLHLRVHRETLFRCSVCGQSFTLQGNLRMHMRIHSGERPYGCTVCGKSFGRRATLVRHVRSHTGEKPFTCMYCGHGFVEKGNLTVHLRTHTGEKPYWCSVCDRRFSQLSCFYKHPCQRRGLSSALVNPP, from the exons atGTCCGCGGACCAGATCCGTCCCGGAGCGGCGGCGGGTCCCGGTCCGGACCCTCCGGGCCGCCCGCTGTCAGAGATGGAGACCTTGCGGATGTTCGTCAACGAGCGGCTGACGGCGGCGGTGGACGACATCCTGCGGCTGGTCGGGAAAACCATGGCCCGGTACCGGGAGCAGATCGACCGCCAGCAGCGCCAGCTGGACAGTCTGGGGCCCGGGGAGGCGAAGTGGACCCGGGCAGCAG ACTCTCTGCAGACCACCTCCTGCATAAAAAACTGCCCTGGAGACCAGACCCTGTGCGTCCAACTGGACCAGGCCGGGGGTGTGGATGAGATGGTTGTGGGCGACTCGGCTGCTCGGGTTAAAATTGAAGGTGGTGGTGAGGACTGTGGAGCCTCAGGCTGTGATCCAGCAGGTGGTGTAGAGTGCTCCAAGACTGAGGACACTGGAGAGTACTGGGAAGAGGCTGCAGGACTGTGGAAACCGGAGGAGACGGGGCAGACAGAAGGTCAGAGTTCAGGTAAAGAGGTGAGGATCTCCACCGACCTGTCGCAGGAACACGCGCTGGTCCCTCAGCTTCCCCCGGTGTTTAGCTGTAAAGTGTGTGGCGAGTCTTTCCAGAGGAGGAAGTATCTGCTCACTCACACCTTGACACATGTGAGAGACTGCGGCGTGTGCGGGAAACATCTGGAGTGTGGCGAGATCCTGAAACTGCACCTCAGAGTTCACAGAGAAACGTTGTTCCGCTGCAGCGTCTGCGGTCAGAGCTTCACCCTGCAGGGGAACCTGAGGATGCACATGAGGATCCACTCGGGGGAGCGACCCTACGGCTGCACCGTCTGCGGTAAGAGCTTCGGGAGGAGGGCGACGCTGGTGCGGCACGTCCGCAGCCACACGGGGGAAAAGCCGTTCACCTGCATGTACTGCGGCCACGGCTTCGTGGAGAAGGGAAACCTGACGGTGCACCTTCGGACGCACACCGGCGAGAAGCCGTACTGGTGCTCTGTGTGCGACCGGCGCTTCAGCCAGCTGTCCTGCTTCTACAAACACCCCTGTCAGAGGAGAGGCCTGAGCTCTGCCCTCGTCAACCCCCCCTGA
- the LOC113126154 gene encoding zinc finger protein 775-like isoform X1 — translation MSKIEMLRVLINQRLTAAAEEIFGVFGRTIAEYEEEISRSKLEIDRQRRLLDLSRTPQVSLQGGAAGSCPWSCGPDEARPAHIKKEEEDAWAVPQEDTRMDQSDAKFVLFAETNVQEKFPTQDLQDTVLDPQLGPSVQQTCPDPDDEDSGNNQAQSAELEASLSEPDSPYVCAICGRTFAQRGHWANHAQVHRKVETKTDKSYTCDICGKRLTRFDGYQKHLRIHTGEKPYCCDECGRRFSDNSNYKRHIRTHAGQKPQQS, via the exons ATGTCTAAGATCGAGATGCTGCGGGTCCTGATCAACCAGCGGCTCACCGCGGCCGCAGAGGAGATCTTCGGGGTGTTCGGGAGGACCATAGCCGAGTACGAGGAGGAGATCTCCCGCTCCAAGCTGGAGATCGACCGCCAGCGTCGCCTGCTGGACCTGTCCCGGACGCCGCAGGTCTCCCTGCAGGGCGGCGCAG CAGGGTCCTGTCCGTGGAGCTGTGGTCCGGACGAAGCCAGACCAGCTCACAtcaaaaaggaggaggaggacgcaTGGGCGGTCCCTCAGGAGGACACGCGGATGGATCAGAGCGACGCCAAGTTCGTCCTGTTCGCCGAAACAAACGTGCAGGAGAAGTTCCCGACCCAGGACCTGCAGGACACGGTGCTCGATCCCCAGCTGGGCCCCTCAGTCCAGCAGACCTGTCCCGACCCTGACGACGAAGACTCAGGTAACAACCAGGCCCAGAGCGCGGAGCTGGAAGCCTCGCTGTCCGAGCCGGACTCCCCGTACGTCTGCGCCATCTGCGGCCGGACGTTCGCTCAGCGCGGCCACTGGGCCAACCACGCACAGGTGCATCGCAAGGTGGAAACCAAAACGGACAAGTCGTACACGTGTGACATTTGCGGGAAGAGACTCACGCGGTTCGACGGGTACCAGAAACACCTGAGGATCCACACGGGCGAGAAGCCGTACTGCTGCGACGAGTGCGGCCGCAGGTTCAGCGACAACTCCAACTACAAGCGGCACATCCGCACACACGCGGGCCAGAAACCGCAGCAGAGCTGA
- the LOC113126154 gene encoding zinc finger protein 250-like isoform X2, giving the protein MSKIEMLRVLINQRLTAAAEEIFGVFGRTIAEYEEEISRSKLEIDRQRRLLDLSRTPQVSLQGGAGSCPWSCGPDEARPAHIKKEEEDAWAVPQEDTRMDQSDAKFVLFAETNVQEKFPTQDLQDTVLDPQLGPSVQQTCPDPDDEDSGNNQAQSAELEASLSEPDSPYVCAICGRTFAQRGHWANHAQVHRKVETKTDKSYTCDICGKRLTRFDGYQKHLRIHTGEKPYCCDECGRRFSDNSNYKRHIRTHAGQKPQQS; this is encoded by the exons ATGTCTAAGATCGAGATGCTGCGGGTCCTGATCAACCAGCGGCTCACCGCGGCCGCAGAGGAGATCTTCGGGGTGTTCGGGAGGACCATAGCCGAGTACGAGGAGGAGATCTCCCGCTCCAAGCTGGAGATCGACCGCCAGCGTCGCCTGCTGGACCTGTCCCGGACGCCGCAGGTCTCCCTGCAGGGCGGCGCAG GGTCCTGTCCGTGGAGCTGTGGTCCGGACGAAGCCAGACCAGCTCACAtcaaaaaggaggaggaggacgcaTGGGCGGTCCCTCAGGAGGACACGCGGATGGATCAGAGCGACGCCAAGTTCGTCCTGTTCGCCGAAACAAACGTGCAGGAGAAGTTCCCGACCCAGGACCTGCAGGACACGGTGCTCGATCCCCAGCTGGGCCCCTCAGTCCAGCAGACCTGTCCCGACCCTGACGACGAAGACTCAGGTAACAACCAGGCCCAGAGCGCGGAGCTGGAAGCCTCGCTGTCCGAGCCGGACTCCCCGTACGTCTGCGCCATCTGCGGCCGGACGTTCGCTCAGCGCGGCCACTGGGCCAACCACGCACAGGTGCATCGCAAGGTGGAAACCAAAACGGACAAGTCGTACACGTGTGACATTTGCGGGAAGAGACTCACGCGGTTCGACGGGTACCAGAAACACCTGAGGATCCACACGGGCGAGAAGCCGTACTGCTGCGACGAGTGCGGCCGCAGGTTCAGCGACAACTCCAACTACAAGCGGCACATCCGCACACACGCGGGCCAGAAACCGCAGCAGAGCTGA